One genomic segment of Pseudomonas fortuita includes these proteins:
- the gloB gene encoding hydroxyacylglutathione hydrolase: MIQIDALPAFSDNYIWLLQDTAKRRCAVVDPGDAGPVERWLSANPDWVLSDILITHHHNDHVGGVQRLKQLTDARVCGPANEHIPCRDLALDDGDPVTVLGVTFQVLAVPGHTLGHIAFFSDQPPTPVLFSGDTLFAAGCGRMFEGTPEQMQPALARLAALPPQTEVYCAHEYTLSNLRFAKAVEPTNLHVLERFEDVTRLRADNRITLPSTIGLERLTNPFLRTSETLVKQKADEWKGHSNDSQVTVFAALRSWKDTF; the protein is encoded by the coding sequence ATGATACAGATCGATGCTCTCCCCGCTTTCTCCGACAACTACATCTGGTTGTTACAGGATACTGCCAAACGCCGCTGCGCGGTGGTCGACCCCGGAGATGCCGGCCCAGTGGAACGCTGGCTGTCGGCCAACCCAGACTGGGTGCTCAGCGACATCCTGATTACCCACCACCACAACGACCATGTCGGCGGCGTGCAACGGCTCAAGCAACTGACCGACGCACGGGTCTGCGGCCCGGCCAACGAGCACATTCCCTGCCGCGATCTGGCGCTGGACGACGGCGACCCAGTGACGGTGCTTGGCGTGACGTTTCAGGTCCTGGCGGTGCCTGGCCACACCTTGGGGCATATCGCGTTCTTCAGCGATCAGCCGCCGACGCCAGTATTGTTCAGTGGCGACACCCTGTTCGCCGCCGGGTGCGGGCGAATGTTCGAGGGTACACCCGAACAGATGCAACCGGCCCTCGCCCGCCTGGCGGCGCTGCCGCCACAAACTGAAGTGTACTGCGCCCACGAATACACCCTCAGCAACCTGCGCTTTGCCAAGGCGGTGGAACCCACCAACCTGCACGTTCTTGAGCGGTTCGAGGACGTTACCCGTTTGCGCGCCGACAATCGCATCACCTTGCCATCAACGATTGGCCTGGAACGCCTCACCAACCCCTTCCTGCGCACCTCTGAAACATTAGTTAAACAAAAAGCAGACGAATGGAAGGGACATTCAAACGACTCGCAGGTCACTGTTTTTGCTGCCTTGAGGTCTTGGAAGGACACCTTCTGA
- a CDS encoding lytic transglycosylase domain-containing protein, whose amino-acid sequence MSSRSRRTAHSVALTRLAQISALALAATLVGCQSTRQLDDSESVRAHNYQARIKHKPAPLLVKPVEKTPQDVWERMRQGFALQDSIDVNPRIEQQRLWFASNPTFIESAGERGSLYLHYIVERLEERDMPLELALLPAIESAYNPMAYSRASAAGMWQFMPATGRHFNLRQTNFYDGRRDITASTNAALDYLTRLHDMFNGDWLLALAAYNAGEGTVSRAMERNERLGLPTDYWNLPLPQETRDYVPKLLALSQVVLTPEAYGVNLNPIANEPYFEAVAINDRLDLSRVAAFANIDEDELIQLNPAFKKRMTVDGPQQLLVPTAKAQLLSDSLSNLKPEQLVSLQPNKAVFARAVAEAKAPVAARSYRVKRGDNLGAIAKANRVSVSDIKRWNRLSGNSLRAGQVLALRGGNGPSAAGNRVAASGKRSTQYKVRKGDSLYLVAKRFNVEMQHLKRWNPRSGHALKPGQTLTVYLSH is encoded by the coding sequence ATGTCTTCCCGTAGCCGCAGAACCGCTCATTCAGTCGCCTTGACGCGCCTGGCCCAAATCAGTGCGCTGGCGCTGGCCGCCACCCTGGTGGGCTGCCAGAGCACCCGTCAGCTTGACGACTCCGAAAGCGTTCGCGCGCACAATTACCAGGCGCGGATCAAGCACAAGCCTGCACCGCTGCTGGTCAAGCCGGTTGAGAAAACGCCGCAGGACGTTTGGGAGCGCATGCGCCAGGGCTTCGCCCTGCAGGACAGCATCGACGTCAACCCGCGCATCGAGCAGCAGCGCCTGTGGTTCGCCAGCAACCCCACCTTCATCGAAAGCGCCGGTGAGCGCGGCAGCCTCTACCTGCACTACATTGTCGAGCGTCTTGAAGAGCGCGACATGCCGCTGGAGCTGGCGCTGCTGCCCGCCATCGAGAGCGCCTACAACCCGATGGCCTATTCACGTGCCAGCGCTGCCGGCATGTGGCAGTTCATGCCAGCGACAGGTCGCCACTTCAACCTGCGCCAGACCAACTTCTACGATGGCCGCCGCGATATCACCGCGTCGACCAACGCAGCACTGGATTACCTGACCCGCCTGCACGACATGTTCAACGGCGACTGGCTGCTGGCCCTGGCCGCTTACAACGCCGGCGAAGGCACGGTCAGCCGCGCCATGGAACGCAACGAAAGGCTCGGCCTGCCAACCGACTACTGGAACCTGCCGCTGCCGCAGGAAACCCGCGACTATGTGCCCAAGCTGCTGGCCTTGTCGCAGGTGGTACTCACGCCTGAAGCCTATGGCGTCAACCTGAACCCGATCGCCAACGAGCCCTACTTCGAAGCGGTAGCCATCAATGATCGCCTGGACCTGTCGCGGGTGGCGGCCTTTGCCAATATCGACGAAGACGAGCTGATCCAGCTCAACCCGGCCTTCAAGAAGCGCATGACCGTGGACGGCCCGCAGCAGCTGTTGGTACCAACCGCCAAAGCGCAGTTGCTGAGCGACAGCCTGTCCAACCTCAAGCCCGAGCAACTGGTCAGCCTGCAACCAAACAAGGCCGTGTTCGCCCGCGCTGTGGCCGAAGCCAAGGCGCCGGTAGCGGCACGCAGCTACCGGGTCAAGCGTGGCGACAACCTGGGCGCCATCGCCAAGGCCAACCGCGTTTCGGTGAGTGACATCAAGCGCTGGAACCGCCTGTCCGGCAACAGCCTGCGTGCCGGCCAGGTGCTGGCCCTGCGCGGTGGCAATGGGCCGAGCGCCGCCGGCAATCGGGTTGCTGCTTCCGGCAAGCGCTCTACCCAGTACAAAGTACGCAAGGGCGACTCGCTGTACCTGGTGGCCAAGCGTTTCAACGTTGAGATGCAGCACCTCAAGCGCTGGAACCCGCGCAGCGGGCATGCATTGAAGCCCGGGCAGACACTGACCGTTTACTTGTCGCATTGA
- a CDS encoding extracellular solute-binding protein — MIRPLLLSLSLALSFPVAAMVSESHGYAQFGTLKYPATFTHFDWVNPQAPKGGTLRAMAFGTFDTLNPYTFKGSSPITTPNFQQYGISELNEPLMVGTGQYDPSGDEPTSSYGLIARSVEYSEDRSWVVFNLRPEARWHDGQPITSADVAFSYRTLLKDGHPIYRTNLQEVQRVDILGPLRIRFVFKRAGNPLLILRLGEMPVLPKHYWQKRDFKATTFEPPLGSGPYRITQVQPGRRLVFERVKNYWGKDLAVNRGKYNFKRVEYEFYRDATVAFEAFKAGEFDIYIEHQAKNWANGYNFPAVRRGEVIKAQIPHRIPTQTQGLFMNSRRATFSDPRVRQALGLMLDFEWTNRALFSSAYRRSTSYYPNSEFAASGVPTGKEWLLLAPFRDQLPAKLFSEPYKVSQTDGRGINRQTLRQALGLLAEAGWKLNGQRLLDSKGQQLRMELLLVNPNLERILQPYVENLASIGIDARLRTVDRAQYKQRLDQFDFDMILMTLNQTLSPGLEQWLYFHSSQAATKGSKNYAGVKDPVVDHLLDTLLAARTRDDQVAAARALDRVLSWQYYMIPNWYLDNHRLAYRNRFAFVTTPPYTLGLNSWWIKTSEKAQ; from the coding sequence TTGATACGTCCCCTCCTGCTGTCACTCAGCCTGGCCTTGAGCTTTCCCGTAGCCGCGATGGTGAGCGAAAGCCACGGATACGCGCAGTTCGGCACGCTCAAGTACCCAGCCACATTCACCCATTTCGACTGGGTCAACCCGCAAGCGCCCAAGGGCGGTACCTTGCGCGCCATGGCTTTTGGCACCTTCGATACCCTCAACCCCTACACCTTCAAGGGGTCGAGCCCGATCACCACGCCCAATTTCCAGCAGTACGGCATCAGCGAGCTGAACGAGCCGCTGATGGTCGGCACCGGCCAGTACGACCCGTCGGGTGACGAGCCGACCTCCAGCTACGGCCTGATCGCCCGTTCGGTCGAATACAGCGAGGACCGCAGCTGGGTGGTGTTCAACCTGCGCCCGGAAGCCCGCTGGCATGACGGCCAGCCGATCACTTCGGCAGACGTGGCCTTTTCCTACCGCACGTTGCTCAAGGACGGCCACCCGATCTACCGCACCAACCTGCAGGAAGTGCAGCGGGTAGACATCCTCGGCCCGCTGCGCATCCGTTTCGTGTTCAAGCGCGCCGGCAACCCGCTGCTGATCCTGCGCCTGGGCGAAATGCCGGTGCTGCCCAAGCACTACTGGCAAAAGCGCGACTTCAAAGCCACTACCTTCGAGCCACCCTTGGGCAGCGGCCCCTACCGCATCACCCAGGTACAACCCGGGCGCCGGCTGGTGTTCGAACGGGTGAAGAACTATTGGGGCAAGGACCTCGCGGTCAACCGTGGCAAGTACAACTTCAAGCGCGTGGAATACGAGTTCTACCGCGACGCCACGGTCGCGTTCGAAGCGTTCAAGGCTGGCGAATTCGACATCTACATCGAGCACCAGGCGAAGAACTGGGCCAACGGCTACAACTTCCCGGCCGTGCGCCGCGGCGAGGTGATCAAGGCGCAGATCCCGCACCGCATCCCCACGCAAACCCAGGGCCTGTTCATGAACAGCCGTCGGGCCACCTTCAGCGACCCACGGGTACGCCAGGCGCTGGGCCTGATGCTGGACTTCGAGTGGACCAACCGCGCCCTGTTCAGCAGCGCCTACCGCCGCTCGACCAGTTACTACCCCAACAGCGAGTTCGCCGCCAGCGGCGTGCCTACCGGTAAGGAATGGCTGTTACTGGCGCCGTTCCGCGACCAGTTGCCGGCCAAGCTGTTCAGCGAACCCTACAAGGTCAGCCAGACCGATGGCCGCGGCATCAACCGCCAGACCCTGCGCCAGGCCTTGGGCCTGCTTGCCGAGGCTGGCTGGAAGCTGAACGGCCAGCGCCTGCTCGACAGCAAGGGCCAGCAACTGCGCATGGAACTGCTGCTGGTTAACCCCAACCTTGAACGCATCCTGCAACCTTATGTCGAAAACCTGGCCAGCATCGGCATCGATGCACGCTTGCGCACCGTGGACCGTGCCCAGTACAAACAACGTCTGGACCAGTTCGATTTCGACATGATTCTGATGACCTTGAACCAGACCCTGAGCCCCGGCCTGGAGCAGTGGCTGTACTTCCATTCCAGCCAGGCCGCGACCAAGGGCAGCAAGAACTATGCTGGGGTCAAGGACCCGGTGGTCGATCACCTGCTCGACACCCTGCTGGCCGCACGCACCCGCGACGATCAGGTCGCCGCCGCCCGCGCCCTGGACCGCGTGCTCTCATGGCAGTACTACATGATCCCCAACTGGTACCTCGACAACCATCGCCTGGCCTACCGCAACCGGTTCGCCTTCGTCACCACGCCGCCCTATACCCTCGGGCTGAACAGCTGGTGGATCAAGACTTCGGAGAAAGCCCAATGA
- a CDS encoding extracellular solute-binding protein, which translates to MTPTHRLRRLACSLLLACLSLPTLAAPQHALTLYDEPPKYPADFKHFDYVNPDAPKGGTFRQSSFGGFDSLNPFINKGVSAENIASIYDTLMRQSQDEPFTEYGLVAGKIEKAPDNSWVRFYLRPEARFHDGHPMRAEDVVFTFNALIKHGAPLYRQYYADVAEVVAEDPLKVLFRFKHKGNRELPLILGQLPVLPKHWYENRDFNRGNLEIPLGSGPYKVAEVKAGRSVRYERVKDYWAKDLPINRGFYNFDVMTFDSYRDTTVALEALKAGAFDYALEVSAKNWATAYNVPAVREGRLIKEELPNGNPTGMQGFVFNIRRPVFQDIRVRKALSLLLDYEWTNKQLFNGAYTRTGSYFENSEMAAHGLPGPNELNILEPLRGKIPDQVFTEAYKNPVSDGSGMIREQQRQAYKLLQDAGWKIVDDKMVDAQGKPVTIEFLLAQTEFERILLPFKRNLADLGIDLSIRRVDVSQYITRLRSRDYDMIVGGYPQSNSPGNEQREFWSSAAADNPGSRNFIGLRDPAIDQLVEQLINADSRQSLIDHCRALDRVLLWGYYVIPNWHIKTWRVAYWNHIGHPKVSPKYDIGIDTWWIKPGVTPAVSEAPADEAN; encoded by the coding sequence ATGACGCCAACGCACCGTCTGCGCCGGCTGGCATGCAGCCTGTTGCTCGCCTGCCTGAGCCTTCCCACCCTGGCCGCACCGCAGCACGCGCTCACCCTGTACGACGAGCCACCCAAGTACCCTGCCGACTTCAAGCACTTCGACTACGTCAACCCCGACGCGCCCAAGGGCGGCACCTTCCGCCAGTCCAGCTTCGGCGGCTTCGACAGCCTCAACCCGTTCATCAACAAAGGCGTATCGGCCGAGAACATCGCCAGCATCTACGACACGCTGATGCGCCAGAGCCAGGACGAGCCGTTCACCGAATACGGCCTGGTGGCCGGCAAAATCGAGAAAGCCCCGGACAACAGCTGGGTGCGCTTCTACCTGCGCCCCGAAGCCCGCTTCCACGACGGCCACCCGATGCGTGCCGAGGACGTGGTGTTCACTTTCAACGCCCTGATCAAGCACGGTGCACCGCTGTACCGCCAGTACTACGCCGACGTCGCTGAGGTGGTCGCCGAAGACCCGCTGAAGGTGCTGTTCAGGTTCAAGCACAAGGGCAACCGCGAGCTGCCGCTGATTCTCGGCCAACTGCCCGTGCTGCCCAAGCACTGGTATGAAAACCGCGACTTCAACCGTGGCAACCTGGAAATCCCTCTGGGCAGCGGCCCGTACAAGGTCGCCGAGGTCAAGGCCGGCCGCTCGGTGCGCTACGAGCGGGTCAAGGACTACTGGGCGAAGGACCTGCCGATCAACCGTGGCTTCTACAACTTCGACGTCATGACCTTCGATTCCTACCGCGACACCACCGTCGCCCTGGAAGCGCTCAAGGCCGGGGCGTTCGACTATGCACTGGAAGTCAGCGCGAAGAACTGGGCCACCGCCTACAACGTGCCCGCCGTGCGCGAAGGCCGCCTGATCAAGGAAGAGCTGCCCAATGGCAACCCCACCGGCATGCAAGGTTTCGTCTTCAACATCCGCCGCCCGGTGTTCCAGGACATTCGCGTGCGAAAGGCACTGAGCCTTCTGCTGGACTACGAGTGGACCAACAAGCAGCTGTTCAACGGCGCCTACACCCGCACCGGCAGCTACTTCGAGAATTCGGAAATGGCCGCCCATGGCTTGCCTGGCCCCAACGAGCTGAACATCCTCGAGCCGCTGCGGGGCAAAATCCCCGATCAGGTATTCACCGAGGCTTACAAGAACCCGGTCAGCGACGGCAGCGGCATGATCCGCGAGCAGCAGCGCCAGGCCTACAAGCTGCTGCAGGACGCCGGCTGGAAAATCGTCGATGACAAGATGGTCGACGCCCAAGGCAAGCCGGTAACCATCGAGTTCTTGCTGGCGCAGACCGAGTTCGAACGCATTCTGCTGCCGTTCAAGCGGAACCTCGCCGACCTCGGCATTGACCTGAGCATCCGCCGGGTCGACGTTTCCCAGTACATCACCCGCCTGCGTTCACGTGACTACGACATGATCGTCGGCGGCTACCCGCAGTCCAACTCGCCGGGTAACGAACAGCGCGAGTTCTGGTCCAGTGCCGCCGCCGACAACCCCGGCAGCCGCAACTTCATCGGCCTGCGCGATCCGGCCATCGACCAGTTGGTGGAACAACTGATCAACGCCGACTCCCGCCAGAGCCTGATCGACCACTGCCGTGCCCTCGACCGCGTGTTGCTATGGGGCTACTACGTGATCCCCAACTGGCACATCAAGACCTGGCGCGTGGCCTACTGGAACCACATCGGCCACCCGAAAGTGTCGCCCAAATACGACATCGGCATCGACACCTGGTGGATCAAGCCCGGGGTAACCCCGGCGGTCAGCGAAGCCCCTGCGGACGAGGCCAACTAA
- a CDS encoding microcin C ABC transporter permease YejB — MLAYILRRLLLIIPTLFGILIINFIIVQAAPGGPVEQMIAKLEGFEGATSRIAGGGAEVSVAGSNYRGAQGLDPALIAEIERMYGFDKSPPERLWIMIKNYARLDFGDSFFRDAKVIDLIVEKMPVSISLGLWSTLIMYLVSIPLGIAKAVRHGSHFDVWTSSAIIVGYAIPAFLFAILLIVLFAGGSYFDWFPLRGLTSNNFDELSTTGKVLDYFWHLVLPITALVIGNFATMTLLTKNSFLDEINKQYVVTAKAKGLSRPRVLYGHVFRNAMLLVIAGFPSAFIGIFFTGSLLIEVIFSLDGLGLMSFEAAINRDYPVVFGTLFIFTLLGLVVKLIGDLTYTLVDPRIDFASREH, encoded by the coding sequence ATGCTGGCCTACATCCTGCGCCGCCTGCTGCTGATCATCCCGACCCTGTTCGGTATCCTCATCATCAACTTCATCATCGTCCAGGCCGCACCCGGTGGCCCGGTCGAGCAGATGATCGCCAAGCTTGAAGGCTTCGAAGGCGCCACCAGCCGCATTGCCGGTGGTGGCGCCGAGGTTTCCGTGGCCGGCTCCAACTACCGTGGCGCCCAGGGCCTGGACCCGGCGCTGATCGCCGAAATCGAGCGCATGTACGGCTTCGACAAGTCGCCGCCCGAGCGCCTGTGGATCATGATCAAGAACTACGCCCGGCTGGACTTCGGCGACAGTTTCTTCCGCGATGCCAAGGTAATCGACCTGATCGTGGAGAAGATGCCGGTGTCGATCTCGCTGGGGCTGTGGAGCACGCTGATCATGTACCTGGTGTCAATCCCGCTGGGCATCGCCAAAGCCGTGCGCCACGGCAGCCACTTCGACGTGTGGACCAGCTCGGCGATCATCGTCGGCTATGCCATCCCGGCGTTCCTGTTCGCCATCCTGCTGATCGTGCTGTTCGCCGGTGGCAGCTACTTCGACTGGTTCCCGCTGCGTGGCCTCACCTCCAACAACTTCGACGAACTGAGCACCACCGGCAAGGTGCTGGACTACTTCTGGCACCTGGTGCTGCCGATCACCGCACTGGTCATCGGCAACTTCGCCACCATGACCCTGCTGACCAAAAACAGCTTCCTCGACGAGATCAACAAGCAATATGTGGTCACCGCCAAGGCCAAGGGCCTCAGCCGGCCAAGGGTGCTGTACGGCCACGTATTCCGTAACGCCATGCTGCTGGTGATTGCCGGGTTCCCGTCGGCGTTCATCGGCATCTTCTTCACCGGGTCGTTGCTGATCGAGGTCATCTTCAGCCTCGACGGCCTGGGCCTGATGAGTTTCGAAGCGGCCATCAACCGCGACTACCCGGTGGTCTTCGGCACCCTGTTCATCTTCACCCTGTTAGGGCTGGTGGTGAAACTGATCGGCGACCTGACCTACACCCTGGTCGATCCACGCATCGACTTCGCCAGCCGGGAGCACTGA
- a CDS encoding ABC transporter permease, translating to MALSPLNRRRFERFKANRRGWWSLWLFLILFGLSLGAELIANDKPVAVRYDGEWYFPAFKRYPETTFGGEFPLEANYKSPYIRELLAKKDSFVLWAPIPFSYQSINYDLRVPAPAPPSTDNWLGTDDQGRDVLARVIYGFRISVLFALTLTVASSIVGVIAGALQGFYGGWVDLAGQRFLEIWSGLPVLYLLIILASFVQPNFWWLLGIMLLFSWMSLVDVVRAEFLRGRNLEYVRAARALGMRNGAIMYRHILPNAMISTMTFMPFILTGAIGTLTALDFLGFGLPAGSPSLGELVAQGKSNLQAPWLGISAFAVLALMLSLLVFIGESARDAFDPRK from the coding sequence ATGGCCTTGTCCCCCCTCAACCGCCGGCGCTTCGAGCGTTTCAAGGCAAACCGCCGTGGCTGGTGGTCGCTGTGGCTGTTCCTGATCCTGTTCGGCCTGAGCCTGGGCGCTGAGCTGATCGCCAATGACAAGCCCGTTGCCGTGCGTTACGACGGTGAATGGTACTTCCCGGCGTTCAAGCGCTACCCGGAAACCACCTTCGGCGGCGAATTCCCGCTGGAGGCCAACTACAAAAGCCCGTACATCCGCGAACTGCTGGCGAAGAAAGACAGCTTCGTGCTGTGGGCGCCAATCCCGTTCAGCTATCAAAGCATCAACTACGACCTGCGCGTGCCCGCCCCCGCTCCGCCCTCGACCGATAACTGGCTGGGTACCGACGACCAGGGCCGAGACGTGCTGGCGCGGGTAATCTACGGCTTTCGCATTTCGGTACTGTTCGCCCTCACCTTGACGGTGGCCAGCTCCATCGTCGGCGTCATCGCCGGCGCCTTGCAGGGCTTCTATGGCGGCTGGGTCGACCTGGCCGGGCAGCGCTTCCTGGAAATCTGGTCGGGCCTGCCGGTGCTATACCTGCTGATCATCCTGGCCAGCTTCGTGCAGCCTAACTTCTGGTGGCTGCTGGGTATCATGCTGCTGTTCTCGTGGATGAGCCTGGTGGATGTGGTCCGCGCCGAGTTCCTGCGCGGGCGCAACCTGGAATATGTGCGCGCCGCCCGTGCCCTGGGCATGCGCAACGGCGCAATCATGTACCGCCATATCCTGCCCAACGCCATGATCTCGACGATGACCTTCATGCCGTTCATTCTCACCGGCGCTATCGGCACCCTCACTGCCCTGGACTTCCTCGGCTTCGGCCTGCCCGCCGGTTCGCCATCGCTGGGCGAACTGGTAGCCCAGGGCAAGTCCAACCTGCAAGCGCCATGGCTGGGCATCAGCGCCTTTGCGGTGCTGGCGCTGATGCTGAGCCTGCTGGTGTTCATCGGCGAATCCGCCCGCGATGCCTTCGACCCGAGGAAGTGA
- a CDS encoding ABC transporter ATP-binding protein: protein MSEQNLIEVRDLAVEFVTGDQINRVVDGISFDIRKGETLALVGESGSGKSVTAHSILRLLPYPLARHPSGSIRYQDKDLLQQNEKTLQRIRGNRIAMIFQEPMTSLNPLHCIEKQINEILLLHKGLSGKEATARTLELLDLVGIPEPHKRLKALPHELSGGQRQRVMIAMALANEPELLIADEPTTALDVTVQLKILDLLKELQARLGMALLLISHDLNLVRRIAHRVCVMQRGQIVEQAECATLFSAPQHHYTQMLINAEPSGLPAHNPVGAPLLEVDDLKVWFPIKKGLLRRTVDHVKAVDGVNFSLPQGQTLGIVGESGSGKSTLGLAILRLISSQGGIRFHGQDLQGLNQKAVRPLRREMQVVFQDPFGSLSPRMCVADIVGEGLRIHGIGTAQEQEAAIIAALEEVGLDPRTRHRYPHEFSGGQRQRIAIARALVLKPALILLDEPTSALDRTVQRQVVELLRSLQQKYNLTYLFISHDLAVVKALSHQLMVIKHGQVVEQGDAQAIFHAPQHPYTRQLLEAAFLEVEVS from the coding sequence ATGAGTGAACAGAACCTGATCGAAGTGCGGGACCTGGCAGTGGAGTTCGTGACCGGGGACCAGATCAACCGGGTGGTAGACGGCATCAGCTTCGATATCCGCAAAGGCGAGACACTGGCGCTGGTGGGCGAAAGCGGCTCAGGCAAATCGGTCACGGCGCACTCGATCCTGCGCCTGCTGCCCTACCCCCTGGCCCGCCACCCCAGCGGCAGCATCCGTTACCAGGACAAGGACCTGCTGCAGCAGAACGAGAAGACCTTGCAGCGAATCCGAGGCAACCGCATCGCGATGATCTTCCAGGAGCCGATGACCTCGCTCAACCCGCTGCACTGCATCGAGAAGCAGATCAACGAAATCCTTTTGCTGCACAAGGGCCTGAGCGGCAAGGAAGCGACCGCTCGCACCCTGGAGCTACTGGATCTGGTCGGCATTCCCGAGCCGCACAAGCGCTTGAAGGCCCTGCCCCATGAGCTGTCGGGCGGGCAACGCCAACGGGTGATGATCGCCATGGCACTGGCCAACGAGCCTGAACTGCTGATTGCAGATGAGCCGACCACGGCGCTCGACGTGACCGTGCAGTTGAAAATTCTCGACCTGCTCAAGGAACTGCAGGCGCGCCTGGGCATGGCGCTGCTGCTGATCAGCCATGACCTGAACCTGGTGCGTCGCATCGCCCACCGCGTGTGCGTGATGCAGCGCGGGCAAATTGTCGAGCAAGCCGAATGTGCCACGCTGTTCAGCGCGCCACAGCACCACTACACACAGATGCTGATCAATGCTGAGCCCAGCGGGCTGCCGGCCCACAACCCGGTCGGCGCGCCACTGCTGGAGGTGGATGATCTCAAGGTGTGGTTCCCGATCAAGAAGGGGCTGCTGCGGCGCACGGTTGACCATGTAAAGGCCGTGGACGGGGTCAACTTCAGCTTGCCCCAAGGGCAAACGCTGGGGATTGTCGGGGAGTCCGGGTCGGGCAAGTCAACGCTCGGTCTGGCGATCCTGCGGCTGATTTCCAGCCAGGGAGGCATCCGTTTCCATGGGCAGGACTTGCAAGGGCTGAACCAGAAGGCCGTGCGGCCGCTGCGGCGGGAAATGCAGGTGGTGTTCCAGGATCCGTTTGGCAGCCTGAGCCCGCGTATGTGCGTGGCGGACATTGTGGGCGAAGGGCTGCGCATTCACGGCATTGGCACCGCGCAGGAACAGGAAGCAGCGATTATCGCGGCCCTGGAGGAGGTAGGCCTGGACCCCCGCACACGCCACCGCTACCCCCATGAGTTTTCCGGCGGCCAGCGCCAGCGCATCGCCATTGCCCGGGCGCTGGTGTTGAAGCCAGCACTGATTCTGCTGGATGAACCCACGTCAGCGCTGGACCGTACCGTGCAGCGGCAGGTGGTCGAGTTGCTGCGCAGTCTGCAGCAGAAGTACAACCTGACCTACCTGTTCATCAGCCATGACCTGGCGGTGGTCAAGGCGCTGAGCCACCAGTTGATGGTGATCAAGCATGGGCAGGTGGTTGAACAAGGGGATGCGCAGGCGATCTTCCATGCGCCGCAGCACCCGTACACGCGACAGTTGCTGGAGGCGGCGTTCTTAGAGGTTGAAGTTTCGTAG